A segment of the Cinclus cinclus chromosome 3, bCinCin1.1, whole genome shotgun sequence genome:
gaccgaggcccctcccgcggttccgcccacagctggcccgcagccgcccggctcccaccccgccgccggcgcattcccccgagcgagcctcgccgcccggcagttcggccgccggccccgaggcgccggagcccggggcggctcgggaagcagcggcggccggggcgggcgggtgccccgggcagaatgccgagagcgcggtgccgtccgcacgggcggagaagcctcccctggagcagctgtaccgggagggcccgctgctggggagcggcggcttcggcagcgtttacgccgggacccggctcgccgacggcgtcccggtaagagacggggccggctcggagcggggaggggggcggcgagcggcgggcggcgagctgagccctccgcttgccttggcttgcaggtggccatcaagcgaGTGTCCCGGGACCGCGTCTTGGAGTGGGCGCGGCTGGTAAGTGAGGGGAgccagcgggagcaggcggcggggcgtagcgggcggggtaaggccaggcccggccgggtgggagccgggacgctgcgatgggagcgagcgtggagcgagcgggggccgcgcagcgtcccgggccatgggcaatgggagctgcggtggcgccgggcagggggtggcgaaggcgagcgcagcatcggcgccgctgatggcatggcggctcccccgcagcacgacggcgcccttgtgcccctggagctggtgctgctctggatggcgtCGTGGCCCGGCTTCCGCGGCATCGTGCGGCTCCTGGACTGGTTCGAGCTGCCCGATGGCTTCGCGCTGGTCATGGAGCATCCGGAgcgctgtcaggacctctggcacctgctgcacgcgggggggttcctgccagagcccgtggcgcgggcgctgttccggcaggtgctgggggccgtgcggcactgcaccagccgcggcgtcctgcaccgcgacatcaaggccgagaacgtgctcgttgacctggccaccggcgaggcgaagctcatcgacttcggctgCGGCACGATCCTGCAGGACACCTTCTACACCCAGATGGCCGGTGAGCCCAAATCCGGGGCCCAGCCGggcagtggagcttctcccctgtgcttccacaggtggaacacacagggagggagggagggagtgagggggaatgctgcttcagccggctgcagccaagttgcattttggcaggagctggggctggcttttgaggagctggctgggagggagggagcaatcagcattggcctgatgagctgtgcccgtgtgccataggaacgcgggagtactacccaccggagtggatcctctttggccgctaccatggccagccagccaccatctggtccctgggcatcctgctctatcagctggtgtgcaggcaccttcctttcaaaagcagagaggacatcgtccggggacagctcttcttcccgccccgggtgtctcaaggtggggatgggccttcaaggcacgggagcaagaacggctttgggagagggcaggtggcacataagtgtcctgctgttgcagctggggaggaggttcatctcctgggctgaggTGGACGAGGCGGCACGtgtgcttctgctgctctcttccagaagagaggatggatgggaagctgtgcgaacagctctgagcactcttagtgt
Coding sequences within it:
- the LOC134042725 gene encoding serine/threonine-protein kinase pim-1-like, which translates into the protein AEKPPLEQLYREGPLLGSGGFGSVYAGTRLADGVPVAIKRVSRDRVLEWARLHDGALVPLELVLLWMASWPGFRGIVRLLDWFELPDGFALVMEHPERCQDLWHLLHAGGFLPEPVARALFRQVLGAVRHCTSRGVLHRDIKAENVLVDLATGEAKLIDFGCGTILQDTFYTQMAGTREYYPPEWILFGRYHGQPATIWSLGILLYQLVCRHLPFKSREDIVRGQLFFPPRVSQECQHLIRWCLSMDPADRPS